In Pseudobacter ginsenosidimutans, the following are encoded in one genomic region:
- a CDS encoding RagB/SusD family nutrient uptake outer membrane protein — MRPKKILFLAIAVSAMVSGCKKSFLETEPSERLSTLQYRNAVKQDPSLNVATLRGLYTAMYTDGIGGTTADDDFGQKGIDIYTDMLCSDMVLGGLNYGWYADLTEYTATINFTTNENYIPWRYFYRLIYGANNIIDGIVDTDPSLENELNKAIMGQAKAMRAYAYFYLSQLYIPEYGDGSTKVLPIYSTAKGEGNHPKSTTKEVYDLVISDLTEAVNLLTGAAARTGKEQVDVNVAKGLLCYALGARGTPADWAQIVTLTQDIIDEYPATSPAATVLLPGQTVAANPAAGFYDVNTPSWMWGVDVTKAMGVGLLSFWGQVDYFSYSYASAGDYKNIDNGLWAAMRPDDIRRLQFRASNPQMPWYKFFDPGRKAQGQAQPFTTDLLYMRSDEFYLLNAEAKARTGQDLAAVGVLENFLGGGKRLTDVGYLTGLSGQPLLNEIYFQTRAELWGEGKSYLAMKRNKATTKRGNNHLSFAGQTFAYNDPKLTFSIPQAEILNNPNLDK; from the coding sequence ATGAGACCAAAAAAAATATTATTTCTGGCTATTGCCGTTTCTGCAATGGTTTCGGGATGCAAAAAAAGTTTCCTGGAAACGGAACCCTCAGAAAGATTATCTACTCTTCAATACCGAAACGCTGTTAAACAAGATCCCAGCTTAAACGTTGCCACACTCAGAGGGTTATACACCGCAATGTATACAGACGGCATTGGTGGTACTACAGCAGATGATGATTTCGGCCAGAAAGGAATCGATATCTACACGGATATGCTTTGCTCTGACATGGTGCTGGGCGGATTGAACTACGGTTGGTATGCTGACTTAACAGAATATACAGCAACCATAAACTTTACCACAAACGAAAACTATATACCCTGGAGATATTTTTACAGGTTGATTTACGGTGCCAATAATATCATTGACGGTATCGTTGATACAGATCCTTCTTTGGAAAATGAGTTGAACAAGGCAATTATGGGACAGGCTAAGGCCATGCGTGCTTACGCGTATTTTTATTTGTCTCAGTTGTATATTCCGGAATATGGCGACGGCTCCACCAAAGTATTGCCTATTTATTCTACGGCAAAAGGAGAAGGAAATCACCCGAAAAGTACTACCAAAGAAGTTTATGATCTGGTTATAAGTGACCTGACGGAAGCTGTCAACTTGTTGACCGGAGCGGCAGCCAGAACAGGAAAGGAACAAGTAGATGTAAATGTTGCAAAAGGATTACTGTGTTATGCACTTGGAGCAAGAGGTACGCCTGCCGACTGGGCGCAGATTGTAACGCTGACTCAAGATATCATTGATGAATATCCTGCCACTTCACCGGCAGCAACAGTGTTGTTACCGGGGCAAACCGTAGCCGCCAATCCGGCAGCAGGATTTTATGATGTTAATACACCCAGCTGGATGTGGGGCGTTGATGTAACAAAAGCCATGGGTGTAGGCCTTCTTTCATTTTGGGGGCAGGTAGATTACTTTTCCTATAGCTATGCGTCCGCAGGAGATTATAAGAATATTGATAATGGGCTATGGGCTGCCATGCGCCCAGATGATATCCGGAGGTTGCAATTCAGAGCATCAAACCCGCAAATGCCCTGGTACAAATTCTTCGACCCGGGTCGTAAAGCTCAGGGACAGGCACAGCCGTTTACAACCGATCTGTTGTATATGCGTTCGGATGAATTTTATTTGTTAAATGCAGAAGCCAAAGCCAGAACAGGACAGGATCTTGCTGCTGTAGGTGTATTAGAGAATTTCCTGGGAGGCGGCAAAAGGCTTACTGATGTTGGTTACCTCACCGGATTATCCGGCCAGCCCCTCTTGAATGAAATTTATTTTCAAACCCGTGCTGAACTTTGGGGAGAAGGTAAATCATATTTAGCCATGAAGAGAAACAAGGCTACCACCAAGAGAGGTAACAATCACTTGTCGTTTGCCGGCCAAACATTTGCCTATAATGACCCAAAGCTTACTTTCTCAATTCCACAAGCAGAAATACTTAACAATCCTAATTTAGATAAATAG
- the gatB gene encoding Asp-tRNA(Asn)/Glu-tRNA(Gln) amidotransferase subunit GatB produces MAINYDAYELVAGLEVHAQLLTESKLFCGDSAAFGGEPNTHISPITLGHPGTLPKLNKKAVEYAIRMGLACNCTISPNNYFARKNYFYPDLPKGYQISQHTTPICIGGYVTIRIGDTERPIELNRIHMEEDAGKSLHDVDPENTCVDYNRAGVPLLEIVTDPVIRSGEEAYAYLTELRKMLRYLGICDGNMEEGSMRCDANVSVRKKGDTKLGTRVEVKNLNSIRNVKRAIELEAKRMIEMLENEETIIQETRSFDAQAGITFSLRSKEEANDYRYFPDPDLVPFRVTESMLQSIKESIPELPEQRIARYTQQLQLPAYDARVLCDEKETADYFEAVITHTSNYKAAANWMLGPVKSWLNDKSASITEFPVQPAGIAALIALIDEGKLNFSIASTRVLPALVAEPGRNPLDIAASLNLVQDSDESNVAAWVEEVLQKMPEKVAEYKKGKKGLMGLFVGEVKKVSKGKADPRLTNDILLKKLN; encoded by the coding sequence ATGGCGATCAATTACGATGCATACGAATTAGTGGCAGGACTGGAAGTCCACGCTCAACTGCTCACAGAAAGCAAGCTGTTTTGTGGCGACAGTGCTGCCTTTGGAGGCGAACCAAATACTCATATCAGTCCGATTACCCTCGGCCATCCCGGCACCCTGCCCAAACTCAACAAAAAAGCTGTTGAATATGCTATCCGCATGGGACTGGCCTGTAATTGCACCATCAGCCCCAATAATTATTTCGCGCGCAAGAACTATTTCTATCCCGACCTTCCAAAAGGATACCAGATCTCCCAGCATACTACTCCCATCTGTATCGGTGGTTATGTGACCATCCGCATTGGTGATACGGAAAGGCCCATCGAGCTGAACCGCATCCATATGGAAGAAGATGCCGGCAAGAGCCTGCATGATGTTGATCCCGAAAATACCTGTGTGGATTACAACCGCGCCGGCGTTCCCTTGCTGGAGATCGTAACGGATCCGGTTATACGAAGTGGAGAGGAAGCTTACGCCTATCTTACCGAGCTCCGCAAAATGCTCCGCTATCTAGGGATCTGTGACGGCAATATGGAAGAAGGCAGTATGCGTTGCGATGCCAACGTTTCTGTAAGAAAGAAAGGAGACACCAAACTCGGCACCCGGGTAGAAGTAAAGAATCTCAACTCAATCCGAAACGTTAAGCGCGCCATCGAGCTGGAAGCCAAACGTATGATAGAAATGCTGGAGAACGAAGAGACCATCATACAGGAGACCCGTAGCTTCGATGCCCAGGCCGGTATAACTTTCTCGCTACGCAGCAAAGAGGAAGCTAACGATTATCGTTACTTTCCAGACCCGGATCTCGTTCCCTTCCGCGTAACGGAATCCATGCTGCAATCCATCAAAGAAAGTATCCCTGAACTGCCCGAACAACGTATTGCCCGCTACACGCAGCAACTGCAACTACCGGCATACGACGCCCGCGTACTCTGTGATGAAAAGGAAACGGCCGATTATTTCGAGGCTGTTATCACGCATACGTCCAATTACAAGGCTGCAGCCAACTGGATGCTGGGACCTGTGAAATCATGGTTGAACGATAAGAGCGCTTCCATTACGGAGTTTCCCGTACAACCTGCCGGCATCGCGGCGCTGATAGCGCTTATTGATGAGGGTAAGCTGAACTTCTCCATCGCCTCCACCAGGGTATTGCCTGCGTTAGTGGCTGAGCCGGGCCGCAATCCGCTCGATATCGCCGCATCGCTCAACCTGGTGCAGGATTCCGATGAAAGTAATGTAGCCGCCTGGGTGGAAGAAGTATTGCAGAAGATGCCGGAGAAAGTGGCCGAATACAAAAAAGGAAAGAAAGGTTTGATGGGATTGTTTGTTGGAGAAGTAAAGAAAGTATCCAAAGGAAAAGCAGACCCCCGGTTAACGAACGATATTTTATTGAAGAAACTGAACTAA
- a CDS encoding TlpA disulfide reductase family protein, whose translation MKKQFNRILVVAVMALAAACSGGSNQSLEVKGTIANADQVSELYPKAIEDGKITLFLYEIPFGGELPPVQLDSTTIPATAKEFTLKGKGANGGLFNVIIKNGPMAPIVYDASPISLNIDFAGKEKFYTVSGSGATTQLRDFLFGYSDHQNAIENSMKAMDSLKRFSAPDSVIILATNKKNAAMTSLNSFLKKSLSEINQPVVAAFALGRSAQTLEQSDFEAELGKLTQKFPNDGNLADLKKKYEAYKVQAAEMQKQQEAAAERRKSNSLIGKPAPDIVMPDPNGKNVSLSSFKGKYVLVDFWASWCGPCRAENPNVVNAFNKFKDKNFTVLGVSLDKDKAAWVQAVKADNLNWPQISDLAFWKSKAVELYKFEGIPYNVLVDPKGIVIAEELRGEALSAKLAEVLK comes from the coding sequence ATGAAAAAACAATTCAACCGGATCCTGGTAGTGGCAGTGATGGCATTGGCAGCGGCTTGTTCCGGAGGTTCCAATCAATCCCTTGAAGTAAAAGGCACCATTGCCAACGCAGATCAGGTAAGCGAACTTTATCCCAAAGCGATCGAGGACGGAAAGATCACCCTCTTCCTTTACGAAATCCCCTTCGGCGGAGAGCTGCCCCCCGTACAACTGGACTCCACCACCATTCCCGCAACCGCGAAAGAATTTACACTGAAAGGCAAAGGCGCCAATGGCGGACTTTTCAATGTGATCATCAAGAATGGCCCCATGGCCCCTATCGTGTATGATGCTTCTCCAATTTCACTCAATATAGACTTTGCAGGAAAAGAGAAATTCTACACTGTATCAGGATCAGGCGCCACCACGCAATTGCGCGATTTCCTCTTCGGCTACAGCGATCATCAGAATGCTATCGAGAATTCCATGAAAGCAATGGACAGCCTGAAAAGGTTTTCCGCTCCGGACTCTGTGATCATTCTCGCTACCAACAAAAAGAATGCTGCAATGACCAGCCTGAATAGCTTCCTGAAGAAATCTCTCAGCGAGATCAACCAACCGGTTGTTGCCGCTTTCGCTCTGGGACGTTCTGCACAAACACTGGAGCAGAGCGACTTTGAAGCTGAACTGGGTAAACTCACACAGAAATTCCCCAACGATGGCAACCTCGCAGACCTGAAGAAAAAATATGAAGCCTATAAGGTGCAGGCTGCAGAAATGCAAAAGCAACAGGAAGCAGCAGCCGAGCGTCGCAAATCCAATTCACTGATTGGAAAGCCAGCACCGGATATTGTGATGCCCGATCCAAACGGAAAGAATGTTTCCCTCTCTTCTTTCAAAGGCAAATATGTGCTGGTGGATTTCTGGGCAAGCTGGTGCGGTCCCTGCCGTGCAGAGAACCCAAATGTTGTGAACGCTTTCAACAAATTCAAAGACAAAAACTTTACTGTGCTGGGCGTATCGCTCGATAAAGACAAAGCCGCCTGGGTACAGGCCGTTAAAGCAGACAACCTGAACTGGCCACAGATCAGCGATCTGGCTTTCTGGAAAAGCAAGGCAGTTGAGTTGTATAAGTTTGAAGGGATTCCTTATAATGTACTGGTGGATCCCAAAGGGATTGTGATTGCAGAAGAGTTGAGAGGAGAGGCGCTGAGCGCGAAGCTGGCGGAAGTGTTGAAGTGA
- a CDS encoding class I SAM-dependent methyltransferase codes for MDQNLKGHWEKVYETKTPQEVSWTQHKPQTSLDLIHQSGLDKSARIIDIGGGDSKLVDFLLEEGYDNITVLDISAKALERAQARLGEKSAKVNWIVCDITSFAPQQDFDVWHDRAAFHFLTTPEQIDTYVQLVKKHVRKYLSIGTFSTNGPLKCSGLEIKRYDEPALTSLFAPEFKTLNCKIEDHLTPFNTTQNFIFCAMERNSQ; via the coding sequence ATGGATCAAAACCTCAAAGGACACTGGGAAAAAGTGTACGAAACAAAAACACCGCAGGAAGTAAGCTGGACGCAGCACAAACCACAAACTTCACTCGACCTCATTCACCAGTCAGGTCTTGATAAATCTGCGCGCATCATCGATATCGGTGGTGGCGATAGCAAACTGGTGGATTTCCTTCTTGAAGAAGGTTATGACAATATCACGGTGCTGGATATCTCCGCCAAAGCGTTGGAACGCGCGCAGGCAAGACTGGGAGAAAAGTCCGCTAAAGTGAACTGGATCGTATGCGATATCACCAGCTTTGCACCACAACAGGATTTCGATGTCTGGCACGACAGGGCTGCCTTTCATTTTCTCACCACCCCCGAACAGATCGATACTTATGTGCAACTGGTAAAAAAGCATGTAAGAAAATATTTATCCATCGGTACATTCTCTACTAATGGTCCTTTGAAATGCAGCGGATTAGAAATCAAAAGATATGATGAACCTGCACTGACCAGCTTGTTTGCGCCTGAATTCAAAACCCTCAATTGCAAAATAGAAGATCATCTAACTCCTTTTAACACAACACAGAACTTTATCTTCTGCGCTATGGAACGCAATAGCCAATAA
- a CDS encoding PDZ domain-containing protein, with translation MKRYSHLAFAFATTALLAGTAAMAQDTKDPKAPKEAKEPKEKLKQYDELIIRKSGDKDGKVVIEIRDGDVFVDGKPLDEFENDNISVRRNRAGRVITVSPFREHGGAQAFNFNNDFYKAGATRTFLGVVTEEAPGGARITQVSEGSPAAKAGLKEKDVITKIAGEKVQDANDVSRLIRARKPDEEVKITVLRDGKEVVINAKLGKTTESQSHSFTIPEGGNAFKLDELGELFPKNFEFSAPYGQFNTNRGPRLGIKAQDTENGVGVKVLDVDDESAAEKAGIKEEDLITEFNNKKVNSAEELAKEAAAASKDNKVKIPVKILRDGKTVNVEVSFPKKLKTANL, from the coding sequence ATGAAAAGATACTCACACCTGGCCTTCGCTTTCGCTACTACCGCTTTGCTCGCCGGTACTGCCGCTATGGCCCAGGACACGAAAGATCCCAAAGCTCCCAAGGAGGCAAAAGAGCCTAAGGAAAAACTCAAACAATACGACGAGCTTATTATCCGCAAGAGCGGCGACAAAGATGGCAAGGTTGTGATCGAGATCAGGGATGGCGATGTATTTGTAGATGGCAAACCACTGGATGAATTCGAGAATGACAATATCAGTGTACGCCGCAACAGGGCTGGCCGGGTTATCACTGTTTCGCCATTCCGCGAACATGGCGGCGCCCAGGCTTTCAATTTCAACAATGATTTTTACAAAGCCGGAGCTACCAGAACATTCCTCGGCGTTGTAACAGAGGAAGCGCCCGGCGGAGCCCGCATCACACAGGTTTCAGAAGGCAGCCCAGCTGCAAAAGCCGGACTGAAAGAGAAAGATGTGATCACAAAGATCGCCGGAGAAAAAGTGCAGGATGCCAATGATGTAAGCCGGCTCATCCGCGCCCGCAAACCTGATGAAGAAGTGAAGATCACTGTGCTGCGCGATGGCAAAGAAGTAGTGATCAATGCGAAACTGGGCAAAACAACCGAATCACAATCCCACAGCTTCACTATACCGGAAGGTGGCAATGCTTTCAAGCTCGACGAATTGGGTGAATTATTCCCGAAGAACTTTGAATTCAGTGCGCCTTATGGACAGTTCAATACCAATCGTGGTCCCAGACTCGGTATCAAAGCCCAGGACACAGAGAACGGTGTTGGCGTGAAAGTGCTGGATGTAGATGATGAATCCGCTGCAGAAAAAGCAGGTATCAAAGAAGAGGATCTCATCACAGAATTCAACAATAAAAAAGTGAACAGCGCGGAAGAACTTGCCAAAGAAGCAGCCGCCGCTTCCAAAGACAACAAGGTGAAGATCCCCGTGAAAATACTTCGCGATGGAAAAACAGTAAATGTGGAAGTATCCTTCCCCAAAAAACTGAAAACAGCCAATTTGTAA
- a CDS encoding SusC/RagA family TonB-linked outer membrane protein: MRKMLLLLASFLLLSWQLFAQTRTISGKVTDDKSNPIPNASITVKGASVGTTTNADGNFSLTVPDNAKILVISAVGMAAQEHAIGSKTTFNVSLKAEDKALDEVVVVGYSKTTKEAFTGSAKVVTREQLNNKNVSNISSALAGEVAGVRAITSSGQPGSTATIRIRGIGSVNGNRSPLYVVDGVPYTGNLNALNMEDVASATVLKDAAATAIYGSRGANGVIVITTRDGRNKKSFIEVDGKIGSNMRLLPRYSVITSPEEYIELSWQAMHNRGLAEGLSPEDAKDYASDKLFSADGIAPVFNMWSLAGNELIDPATGKIKSNATRKYTPEDWEDYAFQSSSRKEVNLKMGGGDSKTNYYTSFGYLDDVGYSIQSDFKRLTGRLNLNHEVKSWLTTNMNINYANTKTNNQGQINDSRSVFWFVDNMPSIYPLFLRDASGEKIEDPYFGGYQFDYGRNGRKFGSSANAIADAKYNTRVSNRNELTGNASIILKPIKDLSFENRLGVSYYNNVAYLRENKFYGGSAEGGGYLSQTRTELLNLNLLSMLRYARRFGGHDLEVLAAHEATDYKQSITTASATGLVRNDGLEFNNTVVSLPNSSYANTNTLESYFAQANYNYDQTYYLSGTIRRDGSSRFLDGRKWGTFGSVGAGWIVSNMGFMQSSSISNTLTFLKLKASYGILGDQSGLGYYPGLDFYNILNLGDLPSLPPPTPGNADLTWETSKMFQVGVEFNVGSFLTGSIDYYQKNTTNLIFERRVGPSNGYALINVNDGELRNTGIEFDLTGHILKKKDYYLDLNINGEHFNNKITRMPLDPTSGNLPKIIDVQSPFGWAKGHSIYDFFMRGFAGVDPADGRSMWTVYYDDANDNKQFDDGEEVRELETFYSDNPDKKGKLLTGTTKTFAQATQHYIGKSAIPAVRGGINLRAGWRGFSLAVQVLYSLGGYAFEGNYQDLMSNDAIGGNNWSTDIRNAWKQPGDITNVPRISDNADKDVNATSSRFVTKANYLALNNIRLGYSIPASILKRVGVVDNLDVWVSGDNLWLHSARKGFNPAASETGASARYTYSPLSTISAGVRVRF, encoded by the coding sequence ATGAGAAAAATGCTGTTGCTTTTAGCAAGCTTCTTGCTATTATCGTGGCAACTATTCGCCCAAACCCGAACTATCTCCGGGAAAGTGACTGATGACAAGTCAAACCCAATTCCCAACGCATCCATCACAGTTAAAGGAGCATCAGTAGGTACCACTACCAATGCCGATGGAAATTTCTCTCTCACAGTTCCTGATAATGCAAAAATTCTTGTGATCTCTGCTGTAGGAATGGCAGCGCAGGAACATGCGATTGGTTCAAAAACTACATTCAACGTTTCACTGAAAGCAGAAGATAAAGCTTTGGACGAAGTGGTGGTGGTTGGTTATAGCAAAACAACCAAGGAAGCATTTACCGGCTCTGCCAAGGTGGTGACACGAGAGCAGTTGAATAATAAAAATGTTTCAAACATTTCAAGTGCTTTGGCTGGTGAAGTAGCTGGTGTCAGAGCAATTACTTCAAGTGGCCAACCTGGTTCAACTGCCACCATTCGTATTCGTGGTATCGGCTCCGTGAATGGAAACCGCTCTCCATTGTATGTTGTAGATGGTGTGCCTTATACGGGTAATCTCAATGCACTGAACATGGAAGATGTTGCTTCTGCAACTGTGTTGAAAGATGCGGCAGCTACAGCTATTTATGGTTCAAGAGGTGCTAACGGTGTAATTGTAATTACCACAAGGGATGGCAGAAATAAAAAGTCCTTCATTGAAGTGGACGGAAAAATCGGTTCCAATATGAGACTGCTGCCTCGTTATTCTGTTATCACTTCTCCGGAGGAATATATCGAATTGAGCTGGCAGGCGATGCACAATCGGGGATTAGCAGAAGGATTAAGTCCTGAAGATGCAAAGGATTATGCCAGCGACAAACTTTTTTCTGCAGATGGTATAGCCCCTGTATTCAATATGTGGAGTTTGGCTGGTAACGAACTGATTGACCCGGCCACAGGCAAGATCAAGTCGAATGCAACCAGAAAATATACGCCGGAAGATTGGGAAGATTATGCTTTTCAATCCTCCAGCAGAAAAGAAGTGAATCTGAAAATGGGTGGCGGTGATAGCAAAACAAACTATTACACATCCTTTGGCTATTTAGACGATGTTGGTTATTCTATTCAGTCTGATTTCAAAAGGTTGACAGGTCGTTTGAACCTGAACCATGAAGTGAAATCCTGGTTGACAACCAACATGAATATCAACTATGCTAATACCAAAACAAACAATCAGGGTCAGATCAATGACTCCAGAAGCGTTTTTTGGTTTGTAGACAATATGCCTTCCATCTATCCGCTCTTCCTGCGTGACGCATCAGGAGAAAAGATAGAAGACCCTTACTTTGGTGGCTATCAGTTTGATTATGGCAGAAATGGTAGAAAGTTCGGCTCTTCAGCAAATGCCATTGCAGATGCTAAGTACAATACCAGAGTTTCCAATAGAAATGAATTGACAGGAAATGCCTCTATTATTCTGAAACCTATAAAGGATCTGTCTTTCGAGAACAGACTGGGTGTTAGCTATTATAACAACGTAGCTTATCTCCGCGAAAATAAATTCTATGGCGGATCAGCAGAAGGCGGCGGCTATCTCAGTCAGACAAGAACAGAACTGCTGAACCTGAACTTACTGTCAATGCTCCGCTATGCTCGCCGCTTTGGTGGTCACGATCTGGAAGTATTGGCGGCTCATGAAGCTACTGATTATAAACAATCTATTACTACAGCTTCTGCTACAGGCCTGGTTCGAAATGATGGGCTTGAATTCAATAATACAGTCGTATCTCTTCCGAATTCATCTTATGCTAATACTAATACGCTGGAAAGCTATTTTGCTCAGGCGAATTATAACTACGACCAAACATATTATTTGTCCGGTACTATACGAAGAGATGGCTCTTCCCGATTTTTGGACGGCAGAAAATGGGGAACCTTCGGTTCCGTGGGTGCAGGTTGGATTGTGAGCAATATGGGTTTCATGCAGAGCTCAAGTATTTCAAACACCCTGACTTTCCTCAAGTTAAAAGCTAGCTATGGTATTTTAGGTGATCAGTCTGGTTTGGGATATTATCCTGGTTTGGATTTTTATAATATCCTTAATCTGGGCGATCTCCCCTCTCTCCCACCGCCAACACCCGGTAATGCTGATCTGACCTGGGAAACTTCCAAAATGTTCCAGGTAGGTGTTGAGTTCAATGTAGGTTCATTTCTGACAGGTTCAATTGATTACTATCAGAAAAATACTACCAATCTGATCTTTGAAAGAAGGGTAGGGCCTTCAAATGGTTATGCCTTAATAAATGTAAACGATGGCGAATTAAGAAACACTGGTATTGAGTTTGACCTGACCGGACATATCCTGAAAAAGAAAGATTATTATCTTGATCTGAATATCAATGGAGAGCATTTCAATAATAAGATCACAAGAATGCCGCTTGACCCTACATCCGGTAATTTGCCTAAAATAATAGATGTGCAAAGTCCATTTGGATGGGCTAAAGGTCATTCCATATACGACTTCTTTATGAGAGGTTTTGCCGGAGTAGATCCTGCTGACGGCAGAAGTATGTGGACTGTTTATTATGATGATGCTAATGACAATAAACAATTTGATGACGGAGAAGAGGTTAGAGAGCTTGAAACCTTTTATTCAGATAATCCAGATAAGAAGGGTAAGTTGTTGACAGGAACTACCAAGACTTTTGCACAAGCTACCCAACACTATATAGGTAAAAGTGCCATCCCTGCCGTTAGAGGTGGCATTAATCTGCGTGCAGGATGGAGAGGCTTTAGTTTAGCAGTTCAGGTATTATACAGTTTGGGTGGTTATGCTTTTGAAGGTAATTACCAGGACCTCATGAGCAATGACGCTATAGGCGGCAATAACTGGAGCACTGATATAAGGAATGCATGGAAGCAACCTGGCGATATAACCAATGTGCCAAGGATTTCGGATAATGCTGACAAAGACGTGAATGCAACTTCTTCAAGATTTGTTACGAAGGCAAATTACCTGGCGTTGAATAATATTCGGTTAGGATATTCCATACCAGCAAGCATACTGAAAAGAGTTGGAGTTGTTGATAATTTAGATGTTTGGGTTTCTGGTGACAACCTGTGGTTGCATTCTGCCAGGAAAGGATTTAATCCTGCAGCTTCCGAAACTGGTGCCTCTGCCAGGTATACCTATTCTCCATTGTCAACAATCAGTGCGGGAGTAAGGGTTAGGTTTTAA